One Sporomusaceae bacterium ACPt DNA window includes the following coding sequences:
- the glyQ gene encoding Glycine--tRNA ligase alpha subunit, with translation MTFQEIILTLQNFWAEQNCIIQQPYDVEKGAGTMNPATFLRALGPEPWNVAYVEPSRRPADGRYGDNPNRLFQHHQYQVIMKPSPANIQELYLASLAKLGIDPAKHDIRFVEDNWESPTLGAWGLGWEVWLDGMEITQFTYFQQVGSIDVKPVSVEITYGLERLAMYIQGKENVFDIEWVNGITYGDIFHRNEVEHSYYNFEIADTELLFKLFDMYEKEAIRVIELGYVLPAYDYVLKCSHSFNLLDARGAISVSERTGFIGRVRNLARLCAQGYLEQREKLGYPLLKGGK, from the coding sequence ATGACATTCCAGGAGATTATCCTGACACTGCAAAACTTTTGGGCAGAACAAAACTGCATAATTCAACAACCTTATGATGTGGAAAAGGGCGCAGGAACTATGAACCCGGCAACTTTTCTGCGGGCGCTGGGGCCTGAACCGTGGAACGTTGCTTATGTTGAGCCGTCGCGCCGCCCGGCTGACGGGCGCTATGGCGATAATCCCAACCGTTTGTTCCAGCATCATCAGTACCAAGTAATTATGAAGCCGTCACCAGCAAATATTCAGGAACTATATTTAGCAAGCCTGGCTAAATTGGGCATCGACCCGGCTAAGCACGATATCCGCTTTGTTGAGGATAATTGGGAATCGCCAACCTTAGGAGCATGGGGATTGGGTTGGGAAGTATGGCTGGACGGCATGGAAATCACCCAGTTTACATATTTCCAGCAGGTAGGCAGCATTGATGTTAAGCCTGTGTCTGTAGAAATTACTTATGGTCTGGAACGATTAGCCATGTATATCCAGGGCAAGGAAAATGTATTTGATATTGAATGGGTAAATGGCATTACTTACGGTGATATCTTCCATCGTAACGAGGTTGAGCATTCTTATTATAATTTTGAGATTGCCGATACTGAGCTGTTGTTCAAGCTGTTTGATATGTATGAGAAGGAAGCAATCAGAGTAATCGAATTAGGCTATGTGCTTCCTGCCTATGATTATGTTCTTAAATGTTCCCATAGTTTTAACTTGCTCGATGCGCGGGGTGCTATCAGTGTCAGTGAGCGTACCGGATTTATCGGCAGGGTAAGGAATCTGGCAAGGCTATGTGCCCAAGGTTATTTGGAACAGCGCGAAAAACTCGGCTATCCTTTGCTAAAGGGAGGTAAGTAA
- the recO gene encoding DNA repair protein RecO produces the protein MAVEYQTEAILLTARDWGVADRVVTLFSREYGIITAMAYGTRKPKSKLGGALQPFIHLNLSMSGGKGMDVIKQCEVHTSFRDIREDLSRLAYANFIAELTTGLWPERQSEPEVFDTLLCVLNLIATRNPRIAALAGAWNLMVLAGFQPEYEWCAHCGRKLNLPAYFNFADGGGVCSECSSPNAPSFEQEDKEFLDKLFAMDLSQPGHFGINIRTLSRAENLLYGFVRHQLERPLKSLEFINRINALA, from the coding sequence ATGGCAGTAGAGTATCAAACTGAAGCCATTCTGTTGACGGCACGTGATTGGGGTGTCGCCGACAGGGTGGTCACTTTATTTTCACGAGAATATGGAATTATTACCGCTATGGCTTACGGCACCCGTAAGCCAAAAAGCAAGCTAGGCGGCGCCTTGCAGCCGTTTATCCATCTAAATTTGTCGATGTCTGGCGGCAAAGGTATGGACGTAATAAAACAATGTGAAGTACACACTTCATTCCGGGATATCCGGGAAGATTTGTCCAGATTGGCCTATGCTAACTTTATTGCTGAACTGACAACAGGTCTGTGGCCTGAGCGCCAGTCTGAACCTGAGGTATTTGATACACTTTTATGCGTGCTAAATTTAATTGCAACCCGTAACCCGCGTATTGCCGCGCTGGCAGGAGCTTGGAATTTGATGGTGCTGGCTGGTTTTCAGCCTGAGTATGAGTGGTGTGCGCACTGTGGGCGCAAACTAAACTTGCCCGCTTATTTTAACTTTGCTGATGGCGGTGGTGTATGTAGTGAATGCAGTTCACCTAACGCACCAAGTTTTGAACAGGAAGATAAAGAGTTTTTAGATAAGCTGTTTGCTATGGATTTGAGCCAACCTGGCCATTTTGGTATTAATATCAGAACGCTGTCTCGAGCGGAAAACTTGCTCTACGGCTTTGTGAGGCACCAATTGGAAAGACCTTTGAAATCTTTGGAATTTATTAACCGAATTAACGCTCTGGCTTAG
- the era gene encoding GTPase Era, translating into MINMDKDNHKSGFVAVIGRPNVGKSTLMNNLIGQKVAIMSDKPQTTRNKIMGVLTQEDAQILFIDTPGIHKPKHRLGEYMVREAENTLREVDVILFVVDVTAEMGPGDRYILDKLTNIRTPVILTVNKIDRISKPELLPIIEKYTSEFQFVAVVPISALDHTNFGRLVDEIKNHLEPGPQYYPEDMITDQPERLVIAELIREKVLHLTKEEIPHAILVDIEEIATRPNDDLYVRAVIYVERDSQKGIVIGAGGRLLKEIGRMARADIENLLGSRVYLDLWVKVKKDWRNRANILKNFGFE; encoded by the coding sequence GTGATAAATATGGACAAAGATAACCACAAGTCAGGGTTTGTAGCTGTAATTGGCCGCCCTAATGTTGGTAAATCTACGCTGATGAATAATTTGATTGGTCAAAAAGTGGCAATAATGTCGGATAAACCTCAAACTACCAGGAATAAGATTATGGGCGTTCTTACTCAGGAAGACGCGCAAATCTTGTTTATTGATACGCCTGGTATTCACAAACCTAAACATAGATTAGGCGAATACATGGTGCGGGAAGCTGAAAATACGCTGCGGGAAGTAGACGTAATTTTATTTGTAGTTGATGTTACCGCCGAAATGGGACCTGGTGACCGTTATATTTTAGATAAATTGACTAATATTCGGACGCCGGTAATTCTGACGGTTAATAAAATTGACAGGATTTCCAAACCGGAACTGCTCCCCATAATTGAAAAATATACTTCAGAGTTTCAATTCGTTGCCGTAGTACCCATTTCCGCGCTTGATCACACAAATTTTGGACGATTGGTGGATGAGATAAAAAACCATCTTGAGCCTGGACCGCAGTATTATCCGGAAGACATGATTACTGATCAGCCCGAACGTCTGGTAATTGCGGAGCTTATTCGAGAAAAAGTTTTGCATTTAACGAAAGAAGAAATTCCGCATGCAATACTTGTTGACATTGAAGAGATTGCCACCCGTCCTAATGATGACCTGTACGTTAGGGCTGTCATTTATGTCGAACGAGACTCGCAAAAAGGCATAGTAATCGGCGCTGGCGGCCGGTTACTCAAAGAGATTGGCAGAATGGCGCGCGCGGATATAGAAAACCTTCTAGGCTCCAGAGTATATCTTGACCTTTGGGTCAAGGTAAAAAAAGACTGGCGTAACCGGGCTAATATATTAAAAAATTTTGGTTTCGAGTAA
- the ccpN gene encoding Transcriptional repressor CcpN, producing MAVIGLTPRQEKIAEMVRTLGPITGEQIAERLNVTRAALRPDLAILVMSGMVEARPKVGYYYTGKNAMNIFVEKISRIKVQDVQSVPVVVTSGTSVYDAVVTMFLEDVGSVFVVEPGGILAGVVSRKDMLKVAMGGGDLQKMPVKVVMTPMPKIIVTTPEESVLTAAKKIIDNEVDSLPVVSPASQPGAKTYEVVGRLTKTNIARLFVELGEGKGGERL from the coding sequence GTGGCAGTTATTGGTTTAACGCCGCGGCAAGAGAAAATTGCCGAGATGGTTAGGACATTAGGCCCAATTACCGGGGAGCAGATTGCTGAACGCCTTAATGTGACTCGAGCGGCGCTCAGACCTGATTTAGCAATTCTGGTAATGTCTGGAATGGTCGAAGCCAGACCAAAAGTTGGTTACTACTATACCGGAAAAAACGCCATGAATATTTTTGTTGAAAAAATTAGTCGGATTAAGGTGCAGGATGTGCAATCAGTGCCGGTGGTCGTTACTTCCGGCACAAGTGTCTATGACGCCGTTGTTACTATGTTTCTTGAAGATGTTGGTTCGGTATTTGTCGTTGAGCCAGGTGGGATTTTGGCCGGGGTTGTATCGCGAAAAGATATGCTTAAAGTAGCTATGGGAGGCGGGGATTTGCAGAAAATGCCTGTTAAAGTAGTTATGACACCTATGCCAAAAATCATTGTAACCACACCGGAAGAATCTGTTTTAACAGCTGCCAAAAAAATTATTGATAACGAGGTAGACAGTTTGCCGGTTGTTTCCCCGGCCAGTCAGCCGGGAGCAAAGACTTATGAAGTGGTCGGACGGTTAACTAAAACCAATATTGCCCGATTGTTTGTTGAACTTGGTGAGGGAAAAGGAGGGGAACGGCTATAG
- the cdd gene encoding Cytidine deaminase, producing MEELAKAAIKAREQAYAPYSGFKVGAAVQGKSGRIYTGCNIENASYGLSNCAERTAVFKAVSEGERELAAIAVVADTPGPVSPCGACRQVMAEFNIGKIILLNLKGGQQIFTAAELLPFSFAKGDFIKDGDKYGQR from the coding sequence ATGGAGGAACTGGCTAAAGCGGCGATTAAAGCCAGAGAACAGGCATATGCGCCGTATTCAGGTTTTAAAGTAGGGGCGGCAGTGCAGGGTAAAAGCGGTCGCATTTATACTGGCTGCAATATTGAAAATGCTTCTTACGGCTTGTCCAACTGCGCCGAGCGTACTGCTGTTTTTAAAGCAGTGTCAGAAGGGGAACGAGAATTGGCGGCTATAGCTGTAGTGGCCGATACGCCTGGGCCAGTCTCTCCCTGCGGTGCTTGCCGGCAGGTTATGGCCGAGTTTAATATTGGCAAAATTATTCTGTTAAACCTCAAGGGCGGGCAACAGATATTTACGGCAGCAGAACTGCTGCCTTTTAGCTTTGCCAAGGGAGATTTTATAAAAGACGGTGATAAATATGGACAAAGATAA
- a CDS encoding hypothetical protein (UPF0053 protein Rv1842c) translates to MLLPPVQSCPAVMIPIARERCFIDSAFYSIAKLSAAILLVLLNGFFVVAEFSLVKIRKTRLEELAQQGNSRAKLALKVVTSFDTYLGATQLGITLASLALGWLGEPAISSLLEPVLFSYVPASPWVLTTISIALGFIVITFLHIVLGELVPKSMAIQQAETMALVCVWPLYIFHKLGYPVILLFNRTARAILGMMGIKAANEADLTHSEEELRMIVSASHRGGVLNQMESELIDNVFDFADRLAREIMVPRQDMVCLFADDPFEENMRVVRETGHTRYPLCLEDKDHIIGMVHIRDLMDFDMCPTDEKDLTSIVREILVVPEGMSVAHLLQVMRRKRTHLAVVADEYGGTAGLVALEDVLEEIVGDIQDEHDVVDEIEIQRLPDGSYEFDGRVLLDDVTELLNIRLEDHEEDTLGGYVFGMLGRRPETGDKVSIGDYSFEVLRVNGFRIVRVKAVPLIPPEPAEENLVNQ, encoded by the coding sequence ATGTTATTACCGCCGGTGCAATCATGCCCCGCGGTAATGATTCCAATAGCTAGGGAGAGATGCTTTATCGATTCGGCTTTCTATAGTATTGCGAAACTGTCGGCCGCTATTTTACTGGTCTTGTTAAATGGTTTTTTTGTGGTGGCCGAGTTTTCGCTGGTCAAAATTCGCAAAACTAGATTAGAAGAGCTTGCTCAGCAGGGGAATAGCCGGGCAAAGCTGGCCTTAAAAGTGGTAACCTCGTTTGATACTTACCTGGGAGCGACCCAATTAGGGATTACGCTGGCATCCCTGGCTCTTGGCTGGTTAGGGGAACCAGCCATTTCATCCTTATTAGAGCCCGTTCTGTTTAGCTATGTTCCGGCGTCTCCGTGGGTACTTACTACGATAAGTATTGCACTAGGCTTCATTGTTATTACCTTTTTGCATATTGTTCTGGGGGAACTGGTGCCAAAATCTATGGCTATTCAACAGGCTGAGACTATGGCCTTGGTTTGTGTATGGCCACTGTATATCTTTCATAAACTTGGGTATCCTGTCATTTTACTGTTCAATCGTACTGCCCGGGCAATTTTGGGCATGATGGGTATTAAAGCTGCCAACGAGGCCGACCTAACCCATTCTGAGGAAGAATTGCGGATGATTGTAAGTGCCAGCCACCGCGGCGGAGTGCTTAACCAGATGGAAAGTGAGCTTATTGATAATGTATTTGACTTTGCGGACCGCTTAGCCAGGGAAATTATGGTACCGCGACAGGATATGGTGTGTTTGTTTGCTGATGACCCGTTTGAAGAAAATATGCGGGTTGTGCGGGAGACTGGTCATACTAGGTATCCGCTTTGTTTAGAAGATAAGGACCATATCATCGGCATGGTTCACATCCGTGATTTGATGGATTTTGATATGTGTCCGACAGATGAAAAAGATTTAACATCGATTGTTAGGGAGATACTAGTAGTGCCTGAAGGCATGTCAGTGGCTCATCTATTACAGGTAATGCGCCGTAAACGTACTCATTTGGCCGTTGTTGCCGATGAATACGGCGGCACAGCCGGTTTAGTGGCGCTTGAAGACGTACTTGAAGAAATTGTCGGCGATATTCAGGATGAACATGATGTTGTCGATGAGATTGAAATTCAGCGGCTGCCTGATGGCAGCTATGAGTTTGATGGCCGGGTGTTGCTTGATGATGTTACCGAATTGTTAAATATCCGTCTGGAAGATCATGAAGAAGACACGCTTGGCGGCTATGTTTTTGGTATGTTAGGGCGACGCCCCGAAACAGGTGATAAAGTGAGCATTGGTGACTATTCATTTGAAGTGCTTCGCGTTAACGGATTCAGAATTGTAAGGGTTAAGGCAGTACCGCTTATTCCGCCGGAACCGGCGGAAGAGAATTTAGTCAATCAATAA
- the glyS gene encoding Glycine--tRNA ligase beta subunit, which produces MTKDLFLEIGTEEIPAKFMPGALTQLENTTKAKLAELRIMHGEIRAVGTPRRLAVIVKQVAEKQADKHSENKGPSVKIAFGEDGAPTKAALGFARGQGVDVSALVVKDGYVYAIVHEVGRSVAELLPGLFTDIVNNLSFPKSMRWGDFDMRFVRPIRWIVALFGNQVVPFTLPGVTAGNVTRGHRFLGQAEVQVNSVEDYFARLTENFVMVDQDVRRRVIREQIETLAVSHGGTANIDEDLLEEVVYLVEYPTALCGNFEDKYLSLPPEAIITPMREHQRYFPVTGKDGKLLPMFITVRNGGSEHIDIVRHGNERVLKARLADARFFFEEDQKMPLAERVEKLKTVVFQESLGTIYDKVLRLERLSTAVGKMLDVSQDELDIVNRGAHLSKADLVTGMVYEFTELQGVMGREYALLSGEQPAVAEAIFEHYLPRFAGDKLPQSTSGRLISIADKMDNIVATFSRGLIPTGSQDPYALRRQALGIVNILIDAKYSISLTSLTSHAMDLLGIADNGQRMKLTTDIQEFFRLRIKNVLSDENLRYDMIDAVLAAGVDDIYDTWLRAKAMALEGGTIAMQKAVQALVRVGNLAKNAVSETIDVNLFSTDAEHALYKAYLEARAAIERFTAEKNYQAVLSIVAGLASPIDAFFGAVMVMVEDTAVKNNRLALLKAISGLSAHTADLTKIVTM; this is translated from the coding sequence ATGACCAAAGATTTGTTTTTAGAAATAGGCACTGAAGAAATTCCAGCAAAATTTATGCCAGGAGCATTGACTCAACTTGAAAATACCACCAAGGCCAAACTTGCTGAACTTAGAATTATGCACGGTGAAATTCGCGCGGTAGGCACCCCCCGCCGGTTGGCTGTTATTGTAAAACAGGTTGCTGAAAAACAAGCTGACAAACATAGCGAAAATAAGGGGCCATCGGTAAAAATTGCTTTTGGTGAAGATGGCGCGCCTACTAAGGCTGCTTTAGGGTTTGCCCGCGGGCAAGGTGTTGATGTCTCGGCACTGGTGGTTAAAGATGGCTACGTATACGCAATAGTCCATGAGGTCGGCCGGTCGGTTGCTGAACTTTTGCCTGGGCTATTTACCGATATTGTTAATAACCTGTCGTTCCCCAAGAGTATGCGTTGGGGCGACTTTGATATGCGTTTTGTCCGGCCAATCCGTTGGATAGTAGCGTTATTCGGCAACCAGGTTGTGCCATTCACACTACCAGGCGTAACAGCCGGTAATGTTACAAGAGGGCACCGCTTCTTGGGTCAAGCCGAGGTTCAAGTAAATTCAGTCGAGGATTATTTTGCCCGGTTAACCGAGAACTTTGTCATGGTAGATCAAGATGTGCGCCGGCGGGTAATCAGAGAGCAGATTGAAACTTTGGCGGTAAGTCATGGGGGGACAGCCAATATTGATGAAGATTTGCTGGAAGAAGTAGTTTATCTGGTGGAATATCCTACTGCTTTGTGCGGCAATTTTGAAGATAAATACCTTAGCCTGCCGCCTGAGGCCATTATTACCCCGATGCGCGAGCATCAGCGCTACTTCCCGGTAACCGGCAAGGACGGAAAATTACTGCCAATGTTCATTACTGTAAGAAACGGCGGTTCTGAGCATATTGACATTGTCCGTCATGGTAACGAGCGAGTACTAAAGGCAAGATTGGCAGATGCCCGGTTCTTTTTTGAAGAAGACCAAAAAATGCCGCTTGCTGAACGGGTGGAAAAGCTAAAAACTGTCGTATTCCAAGAAAGTCTCGGTACTATTTATGATAAAGTCCTCCGTCTAGAGCGCTTATCAACTGCAGTCGGCAAAATGCTGGATGTCAGCCAGGATGAACTTGATATTGTCAATCGTGGCGCTCATTTATCCAAGGCCGACCTGGTAACCGGCATGGTTTATGAGTTTACTGAATTGCAGGGAGTTATGGGACGTGAATATGCTCTGTTAAGCGGGGAACAGCCGGCAGTTGCCGAAGCTATATTTGAACATTATCTGCCGCGTTTTGCCGGTGATAAACTACCGCAGAGCACATCCGGACGGCTTATTAGCATAGCTGATAAAATGGATAATATTGTTGCTACTTTCAGCCGGGGACTGATACCTACCGGTTCGCAGGACCCTTATGCCCTCAGACGACAAGCTCTTGGCATTGTTAATATATTAATTGATGCTAAGTACAGCATTTCTTTAACCAGCTTAACCTCTCATGCTATGGACTTGTTAGGTATTGCCGACAACGGGCAACGAATGAAATTGACTACTGATATTCAGGAATTTTTCCGTCTGCGAATTAAAAATGTCCTTAGTGACGAAAATTTAAGATATGATATGATTGATGCCGTACTGGCAGCCGGAGTCGACGACATCTACGATACATGGCTAAGAGCCAAGGCAATGGCCTTGGAGGGCGGTACCATTGCTATGCAAAAAGCCGTGCAGGCGCTTGTTAGGGTAGGTAACTTAGCGAAAAACGCTGTTTCGGAAACGATCGATGTTAACTTATTCTCAACAGATGCCGAACATGCTTTATATAAGGCTTATCTGGAGGCGCGTGCGGCTATTGAACGGTTTACAGCAGAAAAGAATTATCAAGCTGTGCTAAGTATAGTAGCCGGCCTAGCTTCTCCGATTGACGCTTTCTTTGGCGCTGTTATGGTAATGGTTGAAGATACGGCTGTTAAAAATAATAGGTTAGCCCTCCTCAAAGCTATATCCGGTCTGTCGGCTCATACAGCCGATCTAACTAAAATTGTAACCATGTGA